In Cuculus canorus isolate bCucCan1 chromosome 8, bCucCan1.pri, whole genome shotgun sequence, a single genomic region encodes these proteins:
- the RC3H1 gene encoding roquin-1 isoform X5, translating to MPVQAPQWTDFLSCPICTQTFDETIRKPISLGCGHTVCKMCLNKLHRKACPFDQTTINIDIELLPVNSALLQLVGAQVPEQQPITLCSGAEDTKHYEEGKKCVEELALYLKPLSSARGVGLNSTTQSVLSRPMQRKLVTLVHCQLVEEEGRIRAMRAARSLGERTVTELILQHQNPQQLSSNLWAAVRARGCQFLGPAMQEEALKLVLLALEDGSALSRKVLVLFVVQRLEPRFPQASKTSIGHVVQLLYRASCFKVTKRDEDSSLMQLKEEFRTYEALRREHDSQIVQIAMEAGLRIAPDQWSSLLYGDQSHKSHMQSIIDKLQTPASFAQSVQELTIALQRTGDPANLNRLRPHLELLANIDPSPDAPPPTWEQLENGLVAVRTVVHGLVDYIQNHSKKGTDQQQPPQHSKYKTYMCRDMKQRGGCPRGASCTFAHSQEELEKFRKMNKRLVPRRPLSASLGQLNEVGLPSGAILSEEGGVDLPNRKTSALPNGIVPAGGTVTQLISRGTDSGYETALKPGKMDHLSSSAPGSPPDLLESVPKSSISALPVNPHPVPARAPADLPSVSVTKQLQMVPRGSQLYSTQQPDMFYQDPRGAAPPFEPAPYQPGVYYPTQSISRFVRPPPSAPEPGPPYLDHYPPYLQDRVVSPQYTQPQQYPPMAQPIYPPHYDSRRVYPPVQPYQREEIVRGSPVPIEIPQAAVPSYVPESRDRYQQTEGYCPVAPHLSQIRPSCHRPHPSLDELHRRRKEIMAQLEERKVISPPPFAPSPTLPHLFHSEEIFVFVQYLDEDLKVAGKYKGNDYSQYSPWSCDTIGSYIGTKDAKPKDVVAARSVEMANVDSKAMRDQRLDMQRRAAETGDDDLIPFGDRPTVSRFGAISRTSKAMYQNSGPMQAMAVQGATTKSIISVADYNPYGTHSGWGGSPYSPHQNIPSQGRFSDRERLSMSDVTGHGKQLPSAEREQQLRMELQQVDHQISQQTQMRGLEREATTLAGQPQPPPPPPKWPGMISSEQLSLELHQVEREIGKRTRELSMESQSSLDIKNKLGTTKQTENGQLEPQSKVPTENLALTFSDVPNGSALTQENIGLLSNKTASLSLSEDPETGGDNQDSQRTGVTPTSAP from the exons GTTCCTGAGCAGCAGCCAATTACTTTGTGTAGTGGAGCTGAAGATACCAAGCACTATGAAGAGGGCAAGAAGTGTGTTGAAGAGTTGGCATTGTACCTCAAGCCACTCAGCAGTGCGAGAG GTGTGGGTCTTAACAGTACTACCCAGAGTGTGCTGAGTCGTCCCATGCAAAGGAAGCTGGTGACATTAGTTCACTGCCAGCTAGTGGAGGAAGAAGGGCGGATCAGAGCTATGCGTGCAGCGCGGTCGCTTGGTGAAAGAACAGTCACGGAGCTTATTCTTCAGCATCAAAATCCTCAGCAGCTCTCCTCCAACCTCTGGGCTGCAGTGAGAGCCAGAGGGTGCCAGTTCCTTGGACCAG CAATGCAAGAGGAGGCTTTAAAGTTGGTTCTGCTAGCTCTGGAAGATGGATCTGCTTTGTCACGAAAGGTCTTGGTTCTCTTTGTGGTTCAGAGGCTGGAGCCGCGATTTCCTCAGGCCTCGAAAACTAGCATTGGCCATGTTGTACAGCTGCTTTACAGAGCTTCCTGCTTCAAG GTAACAAAGCGAGATGAGGATTCCTCCCTGATGCAACTGAAGGAGGAATTTCGGACTTACGAAGCTCTGAGGCGGGAGCATGATTCCCAGATAGTTCAAATTGCTATGGAAGCAGGTTTACGCATTGCACCAGACCAGTGGTCCTCGCTGTTATACGGAGACCAGTCTCACAAATCTCACATGCAGTCTATCATTGACAAG ttgcagACCCCAGCCTCGTTTGCACAAAGTGTTCAGGAATTAACTATTGCTCTTCAGAGGACTGGAGATCCAGCTAACCTGAATCGTCTTCGTCCTCATCTAGAGCTCCTGGCAAATATCGATCCCAGTCCAG ATGCTCCACCTCCAACGTGGGAACAACTGGAAAATGGACTGGTTGCTGTGAGGACAGTGGTTCATGGCTTAGTTGATTATATCCAGAATCACAGCAAGAAAGGAACAGATCAGCAACAG CCTCCTCAGCACAGCAAGTACAAGACATACATGTGCCGAGACATGAAACAGAGAGGAGGATGCCCCCGAGGGGCCAGCTGCACCTTTGCACATTCACAGGAGGAGCTAGAAAA ATTCCGTAAAATGAACAAGCGTCTGGTTCCCAGAAGACCCCTGAGTGCCTCCCTGGGCCAGCTAAATGAGGTGGGCCTGCCTTCAGGAGCTATCCTCTCGGAGGAAGGGGGAGTGGACTTGCCCAATAGGAAAACTTCTGCTCTGCCAAATGGAATTGTGCCAGCAGGCGGCACAGTGACGCAACTAATTTCTCGAGGGACTGACTCCGGTTACGAAACTGCTCTGAAGCCAGGGAAGATGGACCATCTGAGTAGCAGTGCCCCTGGATCCCCTCCTGACTT GCTGGAATCAGTCCCCAAGAGCTCCATTTCTGCCTTACCAGTGAACCCTCATCCTGTGCCCGCTCGAGCACCGGCAGATCTGCCTTCAGTGTCAGTCACCAAGCAGCTGCAAATGGTACCACGAGGATCTCAGCTGTACAGCACTCAGCAACCAGATATGTTTTATCAAGATCCTAGAGGAGCTGCTCCACCGTTTGAGCCAGCACCCTACCAGCCAG GAGTTTACTATCCCACTCAGTCCATATCTCGCTTTGTCCGACCTCCTCCGTCTGCTCCTGAACCCGGTCCACCTTATTTAGACCATTACCCGCCCTACCTTCAGGACCGCGTGGTGAGCCCGCAGTACACACAGCCGCAGCAATATCCTCCTATGGCACAGCCCATCTACCCGCCGCACTACGACAGCCGCCGCGTCTATCCCCCTGTCCAGCCATATCAGCGAGAGGAGATTGTCCGAGGAAGCCCAGTTCCCATTGAAATTCCGCAAGCGGCTGTACCTTCCTATGTACCTGAATCCAGAGACAGATACCAGCAAACAGAGGGTTATTGCCCAGTGGCTCCACATCTCAGCCAGATCAGACCTTCTTGCCACAGG CCACATCCCAGCCTGGACGAACTTCACCGGCGAAGGAAAGAAATCATGGCCCAGCTAGAAGAGAGGAAGGTGATTTCTCCACCTCCTTTCGCACCGTCTCCAACCTTGCCTCATCTTTTTCATTCAGAGGAG atttttgtgtttgtacaGTACTTGGATGAAGACCTGAAGGTAGCTGGGAAATACAAAGGAAATGACTACAGCCAGTACTCGCCCTGGTCCTGTGACACCATCGGCTCCTACATTGGAACCAAAGATGCAAAACCCAAAGATGTTGTGGCAGCAAGAAGTGTGGAGATGGCG AACGTAGATAGTAAAGCCATGCGTGACCAGCGATTAGACATGCAGCGAAGAGCAGCAGAGACCGGCGATGATGACCTCATTCCATTTGGAGACCGACCAACTGTGTCGAGATTTGGGGCTATCTCTCGTACCTCCAAAGCGATGTACCAGAACTCTGGTCCCATGCAGGCCATGGCGGTTCAGGGAGCTACCACCAAATCTATCATTTCAG TGGCAGACTACAATCCTTACGGAACTCACAGTGGCTGGGGAGGCTCTCCATATTCTCCTCATCAAAATATACCTTCTCAGGGACGTTTCAGTGACAG GGAGAGACTGTCCATGTCCGATGTGACTGGTCATGGGAAACAGTTGCCCTCAGCAGAGCGAGAGCAGCAGCTGCGCATGGAGCTGCAGCAAGTAGACCATCAGATTAGCCAGCAGACACAAATGCGAGGACTAGAG AGGGAGGCGACTACCCTGGCAGGCCAGCCACAgcccccaccccctcctcccaAGTGGCCTGGGATGATCTCAAGTGAGCAGCTGAGCTTGGAGCTACACCAGGTGGAAAGGGAAATTGGGAAGAGAACCCGTGAGCTGAGCATG GAGAGCCAGTCTTCACTGGATATAAAAAACAAACTGGGCACCACTAAACAGACCGAAAATGGACAGTTAGAACCACAAAGCAAGGTTCCAACTGAGAACCTCGCACTGACATTCAG TGATGTTCCGAATGGATCAGCCTTGACACAAGAGAACATCGGCCTCCTGTCAAACAAAACAgcatctctcagcctgtcggAAGACCCAGAGACAGGAGGAGACAACCAGGACTCCCAACGCACAGGAGTTACGCCCACGTCTGCTCCGTGA
- the RC3H1 gene encoding roquin-1 isoform X8, producing the protein MPVQAPQWTDFLSCPICTQTFDETIRKPISLGCGHTVCKMCLNKLHRKACPFDQTTINIDIELLPVNSALLQLVGAQVPEQQPITLCSGAEDTKHYEEGKKCVEELALYLKPLSSARGVGLNSTTQSVLSRPMQRKLVTLVHCQLVEEEGRIRAMRAARSLGERTVTELILQHQNPQQLSSNLWAAVRARGCQFLGPAMQEEALKLVLLALEDGSALSRKVLVLFVVQRLEPRFPQASKTSIGHVVQLLYRASCFKVTKRDEDSSLMQLKEEFRTYEALRREHDSQIVQIAMEAGLRIAPDQWSSLLYGDQSHKSHMQSIIDKLQTPASFAQSVQELTIALQRTGDPANLNRLRPHLELLANIDPSPDAPPPTWEQLENGLVAVRTVVHGLVDYIQNHSKKGTDQQQPPQHSKYKTYMCRDMKQRGGCPRGASCTFAHSQEELEKFRKMNKRLVPRRPLSASLGQLNEVGLPSGAILSEEGGVDLPNRKTSALPNGIVPAGGTVTQLISRGTDSGYETALKPGKMDHLSSSAPGSPPDLLESVPKSSISALPVNPHPVPARAPADLPSVSVTKQLQMVPRGSQLYSTQQPDMFYQDPRGAAPPFEPAPYQPGVYYPTQSISRFVRPPPSAPEPGPPYLDHYPPYLQDRVVSPQYTQPQQYPPMAQPIYPPHYDSRRVYPPVQPYQREEIVRGSPVPIEIPQAAVPSYVPESRDRYQQTEGYCPVAPHLSQIRPSCHRPHPSLDELHRRRKEIMAQLEERKVISPPPFAPSPTLPHLFHSEEYLDEDLKVAGKYKGNDYSQYSPWSCDTIGSYIGTKDAKPKDVVAARSVEMANVDSKAMRDQRLDMQRRAAETGDDDLIPFGDRPTVSRFGAISRTSKAMYQNSGPMQAMAVQGATTKSIISVADYNPYGTHSGWGGSPYSPHQNIPSQGRFSDRERLSMSDVTGHGKQLPSAEREQQLRMELQQVDHQISQQTQMRGLEREATTLAGQPQPPPPPPKWPGMISSEQLSLELHQVEREIGKRTRELSMESQSSLDIKNKLGTTKQTENGQLEPQSKVPTENLALTFSSDVPNGSALTQENIGLLSNKTASLSLSEDPETGGDNQDSQRTGVTPTSAP; encoded by the exons GTTCCTGAGCAGCAGCCAATTACTTTGTGTAGTGGAGCTGAAGATACCAAGCACTATGAAGAGGGCAAGAAGTGTGTTGAAGAGTTGGCATTGTACCTCAAGCCACTCAGCAGTGCGAGAG GTGTGGGTCTTAACAGTACTACCCAGAGTGTGCTGAGTCGTCCCATGCAAAGGAAGCTGGTGACATTAGTTCACTGCCAGCTAGTGGAGGAAGAAGGGCGGATCAGAGCTATGCGTGCAGCGCGGTCGCTTGGTGAAAGAACAGTCACGGAGCTTATTCTTCAGCATCAAAATCCTCAGCAGCTCTCCTCCAACCTCTGGGCTGCAGTGAGAGCCAGAGGGTGCCAGTTCCTTGGACCAG CAATGCAAGAGGAGGCTTTAAAGTTGGTTCTGCTAGCTCTGGAAGATGGATCTGCTTTGTCACGAAAGGTCTTGGTTCTCTTTGTGGTTCAGAGGCTGGAGCCGCGATTTCCTCAGGCCTCGAAAACTAGCATTGGCCATGTTGTACAGCTGCTTTACAGAGCTTCCTGCTTCAAG GTAACAAAGCGAGATGAGGATTCCTCCCTGATGCAACTGAAGGAGGAATTTCGGACTTACGAAGCTCTGAGGCGGGAGCATGATTCCCAGATAGTTCAAATTGCTATGGAAGCAGGTTTACGCATTGCACCAGACCAGTGGTCCTCGCTGTTATACGGAGACCAGTCTCACAAATCTCACATGCAGTCTATCATTGACAAG ttgcagACCCCAGCCTCGTTTGCACAAAGTGTTCAGGAATTAACTATTGCTCTTCAGAGGACTGGAGATCCAGCTAACCTGAATCGTCTTCGTCCTCATCTAGAGCTCCTGGCAAATATCGATCCCAGTCCAG ATGCTCCACCTCCAACGTGGGAACAACTGGAAAATGGACTGGTTGCTGTGAGGACAGTGGTTCATGGCTTAGTTGATTATATCCAGAATCACAGCAAGAAAGGAACAGATCAGCAACAG CCTCCTCAGCACAGCAAGTACAAGACATACATGTGCCGAGACATGAAACAGAGAGGAGGATGCCCCCGAGGGGCCAGCTGCACCTTTGCACATTCACAGGAGGAGCTAGAAAA ATTCCGTAAAATGAACAAGCGTCTGGTTCCCAGAAGACCCCTGAGTGCCTCCCTGGGCCAGCTAAATGAGGTGGGCCTGCCTTCAGGAGCTATCCTCTCGGAGGAAGGGGGAGTGGACTTGCCCAATAGGAAAACTTCTGCTCTGCCAAATGGAATTGTGCCAGCAGGCGGCACAGTGACGCAACTAATTTCTCGAGGGACTGACTCCGGTTACGAAACTGCTCTGAAGCCAGGGAAGATGGACCATCTGAGTAGCAGTGCCCCTGGATCCCCTCCTGACTT GCTGGAATCAGTCCCCAAGAGCTCCATTTCTGCCTTACCAGTGAACCCTCATCCTGTGCCCGCTCGAGCACCGGCAGATCTGCCTTCAGTGTCAGTCACCAAGCAGCTGCAAATGGTACCACGAGGATCTCAGCTGTACAGCACTCAGCAACCAGATATGTTTTATCAAGATCCTAGAGGAGCTGCTCCACCGTTTGAGCCAGCACCCTACCAGCCAG GAGTTTACTATCCCACTCAGTCCATATCTCGCTTTGTCCGACCTCCTCCGTCTGCTCCTGAACCCGGTCCACCTTATTTAGACCATTACCCGCCCTACCTTCAGGACCGCGTGGTGAGCCCGCAGTACACACAGCCGCAGCAATATCCTCCTATGGCACAGCCCATCTACCCGCCGCACTACGACAGCCGCCGCGTCTATCCCCCTGTCCAGCCATATCAGCGAGAGGAGATTGTCCGAGGAAGCCCAGTTCCCATTGAAATTCCGCAAGCGGCTGTACCTTCCTATGTACCTGAATCCAGAGACAGATACCAGCAAACAGAGGGTTATTGCCCAGTGGCTCCACATCTCAGCCAGATCAGACCTTCTTGCCACAGG CCACATCCCAGCCTGGACGAACTTCACCGGCGAAGGAAAGAAATCATGGCCCAGCTAGAAGAGAGGAAGGTGATTTCTCCACCTCCTTTCGCACCGTCTCCAACCTTGCCTCATCTTTTTCATTCAGAGGAG TACTTGGATGAAGACCTGAAGGTAGCTGGGAAATACAAAGGAAATGACTACAGCCAGTACTCGCCCTGGTCCTGTGACACCATCGGCTCCTACATTGGAACCAAAGATGCAAAACCCAAAGATGTTGTGGCAGCAAGAAGTGTGGAGATGGCG AACGTAGATAGTAAAGCCATGCGTGACCAGCGATTAGACATGCAGCGAAGAGCAGCAGAGACCGGCGATGATGACCTCATTCCATTTGGAGACCGACCAACTGTGTCGAGATTTGGGGCTATCTCTCGTACCTCCAAAGCGATGTACCAGAACTCTGGTCCCATGCAGGCCATGGCGGTTCAGGGAGCTACCACCAAATCTATCATTTCAG TGGCAGACTACAATCCTTACGGAACTCACAGTGGCTGGGGAGGCTCTCCATATTCTCCTCATCAAAATATACCTTCTCAGGGACGTTTCAGTGACAG GGAGAGACTGTCCATGTCCGATGTGACTGGTCATGGGAAACAGTTGCCCTCAGCAGAGCGAGAGCAGCAGCTGCGCATGGAGCTGCAGCAAGTAGACCATCAGATTAGCCAGCAGACACAAATGCGAGGACTAGAG AGGGAGGCGACTACCCTGGCAGGCCAGCCACAgcccccaccccctcctcccaAGTGGCCTGGGATGATCTCAAGTGAGCAGCTGAGCTTGGAGCTACACCAGGTGGAAAGGGAAATTGGGAAGAGAACCCGTGAGCTGAGCATG GAGAGCCAGTCTTCACTGGATATAAAAAACAAACTGGGCACCACTAAACAGACCGAAAATGGACAGTTAGAACCACAAAGCAAGGTTCCAACTGAGAACCTCGCACTGACATTCAG CAGTGATGTTCCGAATGGATCAGCCTTGACACAAGAGAACATCGGCCTCCTGTCAAACAAAACAgcatctctcagcctgtcggAAGACCCAGAGACAGGAGGAGACAACCAGGACTCCCAACGCACAGGAGTTACGCCCACGTCTGCTCCGTGA
- the RC3H1 gene encoding roquin-1 isoform X4, with amino-acid sequence MPVQAPQWTDFLSCPICTQTFDETIRKPISLGCGHTVCKMCLNKLHRKACPFDQTTINIDIELLPVNSALLQLVGAQVPEQQPITLCSGAEDTKHYEEGKKCVEELALYLKPLSSARGVGLNSTTQSVLSRPMQRKLVTLVHCQLVEEEGRIRAMRAARSLGERTVTELILQHQNPQQLSSNLWAAVRARGCQFLGPAMQEEALKLVLLALEDGSALSRKVLVLFVVQRLEPRFPQASKTSIGHVVQLLYRASCFKVTKRDEDSSLMQLKEEFRTYEALRREHDSQIVQIAMEAGLRIAPDQWSSLLYGDQSHKSHMQSIIDKLQTPASFAQSVQELTIALQRTGDPANLNRLRPHLELLANIDPSPDAPPPTWEQLENGLVAVRTVVHGLVDYIQNHSKKGTDQQQPPQHSKYKTYMCRDMKQRGGCPRGASCTFAHSQEELEKFRKMNKRLVPRRPLSASLGQLNEVGLPSGAILSEEGGVDLPNRKTSALPNGIVPAGGTVTQLISRGTDSGYETALKPGKMDHLSSSAPGSPPDLLESVPKSSISALPVNPHPVPARAPADLPSVSVTKQLQMVPRGSQLYSTQQPDMFYQDPRGAAPPFEPAPYQPGVYYPTQSISRFVRPPPSAPEPGPPYLDHYPPYLQDRVVSPQYTQPQQYPPMAQPIYPPHYDSRRVYPPVQPYQREEIVRGSPVPIEIPQAAVPSYVPESRDRYQQTEGYCPVAPHLSQIRPSCHRPHPSLDELHRRRKEIMAQLEERKVISPPPFAPSPTLPHLFHSEEIFVFVQYLDEDLKVAGKYKGNDYSQYSPWSCDTIGSYIGTKDAKPKDVVAARSVEMANVDSKAMRDQRLDMQRRAAETGDDDLIPFGDRPTVSRFGAISRTSKAMYQNSGPMQAMAVQGATTKSIISVADYNPYGTHSGWGGSPYSPHQNIPSQGRFSDRERLSMSDVTGHGKQLPSAEREQQLRMELQQVDHQISQQTQMRGLEREATTLAGQPQPPPPPPKWPGMISSEQLSLELHQVEREIGKRTRELSMESQSSLDIKNKLGTTKQTENGQLEPQSKVPTENLALTFSSDVPNGSALTQENIGLLSNKTASLSLSEDPETGGDNQDSQRTGVTPTSAP; translated from the exons GTTCCTGAGCAGCAGCCAATTACTTTGTGTAGTGGAGCTGAAGATACCAAGCACTATGAAGAGGGCAAGAAGTGTGTTGAAGAGTTGGCATTGTACCTCAAGCCACTCAGCAGTGCGAGAG GTGTGGGTCTTAACAGTACTACCCAGAGTGTGCTGAGTCGTCCCATGCAAAGGAAGCTGGTGACATTAGTTCACTGCCAGCTAGTGGAGGAAGAAGGGCGGATCAGAGCTATGCGTGCAGCGCGGTCGCTTGGTGAAAGAACAGTCACGGAGCTTATTCTTCAGCATCAAAATCCTCAGCAGCTCTCCTCCAACCTCTGGGCTGCAGTGAGAGCCAGAGGGTGCCAGTTCCTTGGACCAG CAATGCAAGAGGAGGCTTTAAAGTTGGTTCTGCTAGCTCTGGAAGATGGATCTGCTTTGTCACGAAAGGTCTTGGTTCTCTTTGTGGTTCAGAGGCTGGAGCCGCGATTTCCTCAGGCCTCGAAAACTAGCATTGGCCATGTTGTACAGCTGCTTTACAGAGCTTCCTGCTTCAAG GTAACAAAGCGAGATGAGGATTCCTCCCTGATGCAACTGAAGGAGGAATTTCGGACTTACGAAGCTCTGAGGCGGGAGCATGATTCCCAGATAGTTCAAATTGCTATGGAAGCAGGTTTACGCATTGCACCAGACCAGTGGTCCTCGCTGTTATACGGAGACCAGTCTCACAAATCTCACATGCAGTCTATCATTGACAAG ttgcagACCCCAGCCTCGTTTGCACAAAGTGTTCAGGAATTAACTATTGCTCTTCAGAGGACTGGAGATCCAGCTAACCTGAATCGTCTTCGTCCTCATCTAGAGCTCCTGGCAAATATCGATCCCAGTCCAG ATGCTCCACCTCCAACGTGGGAACAACTGGAAAATGGACTGGTTGCTGTGAGGACAGTGGTTCATGGCTTAGTTGATTATATCCAGAATCACAGCAAGAAAGGAACAGATCAGCAACAG CCTCCTCAGCACAGCAAGTACAAGACATACATGTGCCGAGACATGAAACAGAGAGGAGGATGCCCCCGAGGGGCCAGCTGCACCTTTGCACATTCACAGGAGGAGCTAGAAAA ATTCCGTAAAATGAACAAGCGTCTGGTTCCCAGAAGACCCCTGAGTGCCTCCCTGGGCCAGCTAAATGAGGTGGGCCTGCCTTCAGGAGCTATCCTCTCGGAGGAAGGGGGAGTGGACTTGCCCAATAGGAAAACTTCTGCTCTGCCAAATGGAATTGTGCCAGCAGGCGGCACAGTGACGCAACTAATTTCTCGAGGGACTGACTCCGGTTACGAAACTGCTCTGAAGCCAGGGAAGATGGACCATCTGAGTAGCAGTGCCCCTGGATCCCCTCCTGACTT GCTGGAATCAGTCCCCAAGAGCTCCATTTCTGCCTTACCAGTGAACCCTCATCCTGTGCCCGCTCGAGCACCGGCAGATCTGCCTTCAGTGTCAGTCACCAAGCAGCTGCAAATGGTACCACGAGGATCTCAGCTGTACAGCACTCAGCAACCAGATATGTTTTATCAAGATCCTAGAGGAGCTGCTCCACCGTTTGAGCCAGCACCCTACCAGCCAG GAGTTTACTATCCCACTCAGTCCATATCTCGCTTTGTCCGACCTCCTCCGTCTGCTCCTGAACCCGGTCCACCTTATTTAGACCATTACCCGCCCTACCTTCAGGACCGCGTGGTGAGCCCGCAGTACACACAGCCGCAGCAATATCCTCCTATGGCACAGCCCATCTACCCGCCGCACTACGACAGCCGCCGCGTCTATCCCCCTGTCCAGCCATATCAGCGAGAGGAGATTGTCCGAGGAAGCCCAGTTCCCATTGAAATTCCGCAAGCGGCTGTACCTTCCTATGTACCTGAATCCAGAGACAGATACCAGCAAACAGAGGGTTATTGCCCAGTGGCTCCACATCTCAGCCAGATCAGACCTTCTTGCCACAGG CCACATCCCAGCCTGGACGAACTTCACCGGCGAAGGAAAGAAATCATGGCCCAGCTAGAAGAGAGGAAGGTGATTTCTCCACCTCCTTTCGCACCGTCTCCAACCTTGCCTCATCTTTTTCATTCAGAGGAG atttttgtgtttgtacaGTACTTGGATGAAGACCTGAAGGTAGCTGGGAAATACAAAGGAAATGACTACAGCCAGTACTCGCCCTGGTCCTGTGACACCATCGGCTCCTACATTGGAACCAAAGATGCAAAACCCAAAGATGTTGTGGCAGCAAGAAGTGTGGAGATGGCG AACGTAGATAGTAAAGCCATGCGTGACCAGCGATTAGACATGCAGCGAAGAGCAGCAGAGACCGGCGATGATGACCTCATTCCATTTGGAGACCGACCAACTGTGTCGAGATTTGGGGCTATCTCTCGTACCTCCAAAGCGATGTACCAGAACTCTGGTCCCATGCAGGCCATGGCGGTTCAGGGAGCTACCACCAAATCTATCATTTCAG TGGCAGACTACAATCCTTACGGAACTCACAGTGGCTGGGGAGGCTCTCCATATTCTCCTCATCAAAATATACCTTCTCAGGGACGTTTCAGTGACAG GGAGAGACTGTCCATGTCCGATGTGACTGGTCATGGGAAACAGTTGCCCTCAGCAGAGCGAGAGCAGCAGCTGCGCATGGAGCTGCAGCAAGTAGACCATCAGATTAGCCAGCAGACACAAATGCGAGGACTAGAG AGGGAGGCGACTACCCTGGCAGGCCAGCCACAgcccccaccccctcctcccaAGTGGCCTGGGATGATCTCAAGTGAGCAGCTGAGCTTGGAGCTACACCAGGTGGAAAGGGAAATTGGGAAGAGAACCCGTGAGCTGAGCATG GAGAGCCAGTCTTCACTGGATATAAAAAACAAACTGGGCACCACTAAACAGACCGAAAATGGACAGTTAGAACCACAAAGCAAGGTTCCAACTGAGAACCTCGCACTGACATTCAG CAGTGATGTTCCGAATGGATCAGCCTTGACACAAGAGAACATCGGCCTCCTGTCAAACAAAACAgcatctctcagcctgtcggAAGACCCAGAGACAGGAGGAGACAACCAGGACTCCCAACGCACAGGAGTTACGCCCACGTCTGCTCCGTGA